From the Phaeodactylum tricornutum CCAP 1055/1 chromosome 24, whole genome shotgun sequence genome, one window contains:
- a CDS encoding predicted protein, with product MNREETLSTCESGLTTSSVGDVGEALTNTAAGSSGTTPLSSPFRSSREVRFGDHRPPVHNKHPLTIFIRHNIVPGKEALFEEWVMEIGRLLRRFTGFLDAEIIRPNCCESHEYVSVVRFDTYDNLQVWMDSSERQLHIDKAYAFSEEPMKVSYHSLEYWFHVSDGNKNGGGPPPRAKMAVVTFLVIWLQSRYLTQNTIMRWHSLSPTGKQALSVMLIVLMTTYVIMPVVTKYVLNWWLFPREDQPTWVQLLNCSWRVARVKKETKTSKQAQTLPSTDAAESA from the coding sequence ATGAATAGGGAGGAAACTCTTTCCACCTGCGAGTCAGGTCTCACGACCAGCTCGGTCGGTGATGTTGGAGAAGCTCTCACCAACACTGCTGCTGGTAGTAGTGGTACCACTCCTTTGAGTAGTCCTTTCCGTTCCTCACGCGAGGTTCGATTCGGAGACCACCGACCACCAGTCCACAACAAGCATCCGTTGACCATTTTTATCCGGCACAATATTGTCCCGGGCAAAGAAGCGCTGTTTGAAGAATGGGTGATGGAGATTGGACGGCTGCTCCGGCGTTTTACAGGTTTTTTGGACGCCGAAATCATTCGGCCGAACTGCTGCGAGTCGCACGAGTACGTTTCGGTGGTGCGTTTCGATACGTACGACAATTTGCAGGTATGGATGGATTCGAGTGAGCGGCAGCTGCATATTGACAAGGCGTACGCGTTTTCGGAAGAACCCATGAAGGTTTCGTATCACTCGCTGGAATACTGGTTTCACGTATCCGACGGTAACAAGAACGGAGGAGGACCACCGCCACGAGCCAAAATGGCAGTTGTGACGTTTCTCGTGATTTGGTTGCAATCGCGGTATCTAACCCAGAACACCATCATGCGCTGGCATAGCTTGTCTCCAACCGGCAAGCAAGCCCTATCCGTCATGTTGATTGTCTTGATGACCACATACGTGATCATGCCGGTTGTAACCAAGTATGTTTTAAATTGGTGGCTCTTTCCGAGAGAGGACCAGCCGACTTGGGTTCAGCTTTTGAACTGTTCTTGGCGAGTAGCCCGGGTAAAGAAGGAAACCAAAACATCGAAACAAGCCCAGACTTTACCATCTACGGATGCGGCAGAGTCGGCATAG
- a CDS encoding predicted protein codes for VQVTSVYNKEQSDPPMRKHCFQYTIRITNNSPTDTIQLLGRRFEIQTVGSSMKDVVQGEGVTGRTPVLKPGEVFEYTSTAPLSVRPIGTTE; via the coding sequence GTACAGGTCACTTCCGTCTACAACAAGGAACAGTCCGATCCGCCCATGCGCAAACACTGTTTCCAGTACACCATCCGGATTACCAACAACTCTCCCACTGACACCATCCAGCTGCTCGGGCGCCGCTTCGAAATTCAAACCGTCGGGTCCAGTATGAAGGACGTTGTACAAGGCGAGGGAGTCACTGGACGTACCCCGGTGCTCAAGCCTGGCGAAGTCTTTGAATATACGTCGACGGCGCCGCTTTCGGTCCGCCCGATCGGCACGACGGAA
- the SMC3 gene encoding predicted protein (SMC proteins family involved in structural maintenance of chromosome. Highly closed to the Thalassiosira prtein thaps1 110427), whose amino-acid sequence MHIKQITISNFRSFRQQPEIEAFSTHTNCVVGRNGSGKSNLLDAVQFVLLAPRFANLRQEERQALLHEGSGSAAVNAFVEIVFDNADHRFALEHSDEVVLRRTVGLKKDEFFLQRKRVTKQEVQSLLEGAGFSRSNPYYIVQQGKVQDLCTMSDVERLRLLKEVAGTVVYDQKKTESLAKMQENGHSITKIQEILDDIEAKLDELQAEKEELTAYQALDRQRRALQYVLYDKQLRKARHDLDQLEHARTSHVQNLSALHEELKDTHEAIRNKDAVLKTKTNALRRNQTTLEAHEQDKTSRVTAVTRLQLECQELLEAVRSGAEQLQSNEKELEAVQAEIEASQTNLRDTVQPAYDQAVAVLQDLTTRRDEASRQVESLYAKQGRGQHFQTVQDRDAFLQSSVEELLATQRDKTSAVQAQQDTLANLRRSVTQETTEIDKLTSQLTSQAAGLQSLSKTIEETKRQRLELHDARKEAWREAEALHDQVREARGTFQRAKQDTAKVMPRATAMGLKALTSVVEQEGLTSDQYFGMLMDNFVLRDDKYQTAVEVAAQNALFHVVVDTDVTASRLMKRLEADKLGRVTFLPLNQLRIDQPNLPQSNDIRPMLDLCLQYDRKVERALQHVFGKKLLARTPEIASEWSAQHGVDAITLDGDLCSRKGALTGGYVDTSKSRLRAHAKQTEAQAALQNVETLHQGKSREAEQVEQQVTNLMQELQRQESKQAELSRMVQGKEMELDRIQARLENHKKQVEMVEKTLIPPLERDIVALNGDMDRLKAEMGTPLTQTLSDEDRKLLATLKETQTRLVAEIESQSDKVAQVGLDRQKLQSLLDDNLLKRQRELREGGVDGRRRQSHGRLSSAAVQAEQQEELAECQRRLDDALRVKDEIEGRLEESRRVDEELRGEIIVVKNELEQLKSEYLNVSKRLEEAQNETERLMNKRSMCISTREEKMRSIRELGSLPPPAELDKHSGKSTEALKNSIEGVNKKLKKYSHINNKAFDQYINFSEQRESLLVRKAELDQGAEKVEELVSSLDQQKDEAINRTFRGVSAHFKDVFEELVPNGAGELILRTAMDEAMEDDANDTDQDDDSVNADSPKKAKGFDANNPDVNLYRGIGIQVRFSAVGENYLMSQLSGGQKALVSLALIFAIQRCDPAPFYILDELDQALDASYRAAVANLIQKQATSTENPTQFIVSTFRPELVAIANRCYGISLQNKVSRIHPLSKKDALHFI is encoded by the exons ATGCACATTAAACAAATCACCATTAGCAATTTCCGGTCGTTTCGACAACAGCCGGAAATCGAAGCCTTTTCAACGCACACCAATTGCGTGGTGGGACGTAACGGGTCCGGCAAGTCCAATCTCCTGGATGCCGTGCAGTTCGTCTTGTTGGCTCCGCGATTCGCTAATCTCCGTCAG GAAGAACGGCAGGCCTTGCTGCACGAAGGATCCGGCAGTGCGGCCGTCAACGCGTTCGTCGAGATTGTCTTTGACAATGCCGATCACCGGTTCGCCTTGGAGCATTCGGACGAAGTCGTCCTGCGACGGACCGTGGGACTCAAGAAGGACGAGTTCTTTCTCCAGCGAAAGCGGGTGACCAAACAAGAAGTACAGAGTTTGTTGGAAGGCGCCGGCTTCTCCCGCTCCAACCCCTATTACATCGTGCAGCAGGGGAAAGTACAAGATCTGTGTACCATGAGCGACGTGGAGCGCCTCCGACTCTTGAAGGAAGTCGCCGGGACCGTCGTCTACGATCAGAAAAAAACGGAAAGCCTCGCCAAAATGCAGGAAAACGGACACAGCATTACCAAAATACAGGAAATACTCGACGACATTGAAGCCAAGCTCGACGAATTGCAggcggaaaaggaagaacTCACCGCCTACCAAGCCTTGGACCGGCAACGCCGGGCCCTTCAGTACGTCCTCTACGACAAACAACTCCGGAAAGCCCGGCACGATCTCGATCAGTTGGAACACGCACGGACATCCCACGTACAAAACCTCAGCGCACTACACGAAGAATTGAAAGACACGCACGAGGCCATTCGCAACAAGGACGCCGTGCTCAAAACAAAAACTAACGCGCTCCGGCGCAACCAGACCACCCTCGAAGCCCACGAGCAGGACAAGACCAGCCGGGTTACGGCCGTCACGAGACTCCAACTCGAATGTCAGGAGCTTCTGGAAGCTGTGCGGAGTGGCGCGGAACAGCTACagtccaacgaaaaggagcTCGAGGCCGTCCAGGCCGAAATTGAGGCCTCCCAAACGAACCTGCGGGATACTGTCCAGCCCGCCTACGATCAAGCCGTGGCTGTCTTGCAAGACTTGACCACTCGTCGGGACGAAGCATCCCGTCAGGTCGAATCACTCTACGCCAAACAAGGTCGGGGACAGCACTTTCAAACAGTACAAGATCGAGACGCCTTTTTGCAAAGCTCCGTAGAGGAACTCTTGGCGACACAGCGCGATAAAACCAGTGCCGTACAGGCGCAACAAGACACACTGGCCAACTTGCGCCGTTCCGTTACGCAAGAAACGACGGAGATTGACAAGCTTACCTCGCAACTCACCAGCCAAGCTGCCGGGTTGCAGTCTTTATCCAAAACCATTGAAGAAACCAAGCGCCAACGCTTGGAACTACACGATGCGCGCAAGGAAGCTTGGCGGGAGGCCGAAGCCCTTCACGATCAAGTTCGGGAAGCCAGGGGAACTTTTCAACGGGCCAAACAAGACACCGCCAAGGTCATGCCTCGCGCAACCGCAATGGGACTCAAGGCGCTAACGAGTGTGGTCGAACAGGAAGGACTCACCTCGGATCAGTATTTCGGCATGCTCATGGACAATTTCGTTCTGCGAGACGACAAGTATCAAACGGCCGTCGAAGTAGCGGCGCAGAATGCGCTCTTTCACGTCGTTGTGGACACCGACGTTACGGCGTCCCGGCTCATGAAGCGCTTGGAGGCCGACAAGCTCGGTCGCGTAACCTTTCTACCGCTCAACCAGCTCCGTATCGATCAGCCCAATTTGCCCCAATCTAACGATATTCGTCCCATGCTCGATTTATGTCTCCAGTACGACCGAAAGGTCGAACGTGCCTTGCAACACGTCTTTGGCAAAAAACTCCTGGCTCGAACACCAGAAATAGCATCGGAATGGAGTGCTCAGCACGGCGTCGACGCAATCACCTTGGACGGCGACTTGTGCAGTCGCAAGGGCGCCTTGACGGGCGGTTACGTGGACACGTCCAAGTCTCGGCTCCGTGCGCACGCCAAACAAACCGAAGCCCAAGCGGCCTTGCAAAACGTGGAGACGCTCCATCAAGGCAAAAGTCGTGAAGCCGAGCAAGTGGAGCAGCAAGTAACGAATCTTATGCAGGAGCTGCAGCGACAGGAAAGCAAACAGGCGGAGCTCAGTCGGATGGTCCAAGGTAAGGAAATGGAACTTGATCGAATACAGGCTCGATTAGAAAATCACAAAAAGCAGGTGGAAATGGTCGAAAAGACGCTAATTCCACCTTTGGAACGGGACATTGTTGCCTTGAACGGGGACATGGATCGTCTCAAGGCCGAAATGGGGACCCCCTTGACGCAGACGCTCTCCGATGAGGACCGCAAGCTGTTGGCCACGCTcaaagaaacgcaaacacGGCTTGTTGCCGAGATTGAATCCCAGAGTGATAAGGTTGCTCAAGTTGGTTTGGACCGCCAAAAGCTCCAGAGTCTACTCGACGATAATCTGCTGAAACGTCAACGCGAGCTAAGGGAAGGTGGCGTCGACGGGCGTCGGCGTCAGAGCCATGGTCGTCTTTCGTCAGCCGCGGTGCAAGCGGAGCAGCAAGAAGAATTGGCCGAATGCCAGCGCCGATTGGACGATGCCCTGCGCGtcaaagacgaaattgagGGGCGTTTGGAAGAGTCACGTCGGGTGGACGAGGAGTTGCGGGGCGAAATTATTGTGGTGAAAAATGAGCTGGAACAGCTGAAGAGCGAGTATCTGAATGTTTCTAAGCGCCTCGAAGAAGCGCAGAACGAAACTGAGCGGCTCATGAACAAG CGCTCCATGTGTATTTCTACTCGCGAAGAAAAGATGCGCTCCATCCGGGAATTGGGATCCCTTCCCCCTCCGGCCGAGCTCGACAAGCACTCGGGCAAGTCCACTGAGGCACTCAAAAATTCCATCGAGGGCGTCAATAAGAAGTTGAAAAAGTATTCgcacatcaacaacaaggcgTTCGACCAATACATCAATTTTAGTGAGCAGCGCGAATCGCTGCTGGTGCGCAAGGCTGAACTGGACCAAGGTGCCGAAAAGGTGGAGGAGCTCGTATCGAGTCTCGACCAACAGAAGGACGAGGCCATCAATCGTACCTTTCGCGGGGTCAGCGCCCATTTCAAGGACGTGTTTGAAGAGCTCGTTCCCAATGGGGCGGGTGAGCTCATTTTACGCACGGCCATGGACGAAGCGATGGAGGACGATGCGAACGATACGGATCAggacgacgattccgtcaaCGCGGATTCTccgaaaaaggccaagggTTTCGACGCGAACAATCCGGATGTCAATTTGTACCGCGGTATTGGCATCCAAGTACGTTTTTCGGCCGTGGGCGAAAACTATCTCATGTCCCAGCTGTCGGGTGGTCAAAAGGCCTTGGTCTCGCTGGCCCTGATTTTTGCTATTCAACGGTGCGATCCGGCTCCCTTTTATATATTGGACGAGCTGGACCAGGCGTTGGATGCCTCGTACCGTGCGGCGGTGGCCAATCTGATTCAAAAGCAGGCCACATCCACGGAGAATCCAACACAGTTCATTGTGAGTACCTTCCGTCCGGAACTGGTAGCGATTGCGAATCGTTGTTACGGAATTTCATTGCAGAACAAGGTGAGTCGCATCCACCCGTTGAGTAAGAAGGATGCGTTACACTTTATC
- a CDS encoding predicted protein, translated as MTLASFISSANPSVAVAGIRHSVTSVVPHVFPSVLPKTALVVSKSSAAVVNVLRAGAALTATKDYGDVAIQYFTSIRVPAALVAGSSLAALFALVDEAKVESMGEETSLERKLVLLYHVLVLSSFLLSINVIIVSTAMSNVFLLGVNNPMATSTYALLKREYDYEFALTSWSFMTSVFSFLSGVAVRGLIQFEMFTKRRKRHALLAICSVSSMVLHLMGFVNRRLPHWPNMFRMTVDVTTMFVQRSIQGGAPCELASVILMLGGVVAGISLFVVPTQYTGTAQDYKTINDEETPKKKSAIQKSQSKPAKA; from the exons ATGACCTTGGCTAGCTTCATCTCGTCGGCGAATCCTTCCGTCGCCGTTGCGGGTATCCGCCACTCGGTTACCTCCGTGGTTCCCCACGTGTTCCCCTCGGTGCTTCCAAAGACTGCGTTGGTCGTGTCCAAGTCGTCAGCTGCGGTGGTGAATGTCTTGCGGGCTGGTGCTGCgttgacggcgacgaagGACTACGGCGATGTTGCCATTCAGTACTTTACATCGATACGGGTACCGGCAGCTCTGGTTGCCGGAAGTTCCTTGGCGGCTCTGTTTGCCCTCGTGGACGAGGCTAAAGTTGAGAGTATGGGCGAAGAAACATCCCTGGAACGCAAGCTGGTACTGCTCTATCACGTTTTGGTACTTTCTTCCTTTCTGCTTTCCATCAACGTCATTATTGTATCGACGGCCATGAGTAACGTGTTCCTACTAGGGGTCAACAACCCGATGGCCACGTCAACATACGCGTTGCTCAAACGAGAATACGATTACGAATTTGCCTTGACTAGCTGGTCTTTTATG ACGAgcgtcttttcctttttgagtGGAGTCGCCGTCCGGGGTCTGATTCAATTCGAAATGTTCACCAAACGAAGAAAGCGACACGCTCTCTTGGCTATTTGCTCGGTCTCTTCCATGGTGTTGCATCTCATGGGATTCGTGAATCGGCGTTTACCGCACTGGCCAAATATGTTTCGTATGACCGTGGATGTCACGACCATGTTCGTACAGCGTTCCATACAAGGAGGAGCACCGTGTGAGCTTGCTTCGGTAATACTCATGTTGGGAGGCGTTGTGGCAGGCATCTCGCTCTTTGTTGTACCGACCCAGTACACAGGGACGGCTCAGGATTACAAAACAatcaacgacgaagaaactccgaaaaagaagagtgCGATCCAAAAATCACAGAGTAAACCAGCAAAAGCTTGA
- a CDS encoding predicted protein, whose translation MKVGNRFAFRRDQSLGKIRSTVITLVAFLVSIAAIDVWFQRSTAVSESYATRAAIAVNQQVAVKSFEPISTGLAARQSFGFFDDIGDNSWNKMRKKAVTFQQYQNPKNPNAGSADPWKWYIRNLQPDFTCQHVIRVGGHGDGPKWVCDPHRLRTRDNCLIYSFGSNGNYLFEDSMLDLVGKGQCEIHVFDFGDFDRPQNPDKRIHYHQWGLGSSYDQAYNEKIKKRAGEQEVLTFQEIQRRLNHEDRTIDLFKIDCEGCEWRNYKDWIGVDARQVQIEVHGLPSSNGSDFFDAFRDNSFAMFSKEHNQYTKHCYEFSYVKLSDEFWDKSELTAQIK comes from the coding sequence ATGAAGGTTGGCAATCGTTTTGCATTCCGTCGCGACCAGAGTTTGGGCAAGATTCGTTCTACTGTGATAACTCTGGTTGCATTTCTCGTCTCGATTGCCGCAATTGACGTCTGGTTTCAAAGATCCACTGCTGTTTCCGAGTCTTATGCCACCCGAGCCGCAATAGCTGTAAACCAGCAAGTTGCTGTTAAGTCTTTCGAACCCATTTCGACCGGGCTCGCAGCAAGGCAAAGCTTTGGTTTTTTTGACGACATTGGAGACAATTCCTGGAATAAGATGCGCAAGAAAGCGGTAACTTTCCAGCAGTACCAAAATCCCAAAAATCCCAATGCCGGGTCGGCGGACCCTTGGAAGTGGTATATCAGAAACTTGCAGCCTGACTTTACTTGTCAGCACGTCATTCGTGTTGGGGGTCACGGAGACGGCCCCAAGTGGGTCTGCGACCCGCACCGCTTGCGAACTAGAGACAACTGCCTTATCTACTCGTTCGGCAGCAACGGGAACTACTTGTTTGAAGACAGCATGCTAGACCTTGTCGGAAAGGGTCAGTGTGAAATACATGTGTTTGATTTCGGCGACTTCGATCGTCCCCAGAATCCGGACAAGAGAATTCACTATCACCAGTGGGGATTGGGCAGTAGCTACGATCAAGCCTACAATGAAAAAATCAAGAAACGAGCTGGTGAACAAGAAGTTTTGACATTTCAAGAAATTCAGCGTCGTCTGAACCATGAGGATCGAACTATCGATCTCTTCAAAATCGACTGTGAAGGTTGTGAATGGAGAAACTACAAGGATTGGATTGGAGTAGACGCTCGACAAGTCCAGATTGAAGTTCACGGGCTACCTTCATCTAACGGATCTGATTTCTTTGATGCCTTCCGCGACAACTCTTTCGCCATGTTCAGTAAGGAACACAACCAATACACCAAACACTGCTACGAATTTAGTTATGTGAAGCTTTCCGACGAGTTTTGGGATAAATCGGAATTGACAGCCCAAATAAAGTAA
- a CDS encoding predicted protein has protein sequence MLMIHMDRLTHQQHHHHPVDARHWETDSNTDDARSIKSASISGMLPLASDFKPGPYDVICARGKAAKNHVGNIQYRLNVERTLEQYSAASTKLEKSQIVSGIVDSIRESSRYGGFVKEEDGRWFEVGDHIAREKVGQSFRDMLHTKYRSSTRAKKKRRKEEQSKMGDDVDTFMLSHANVASKMKELSQTAQQRETDQSMEEMFNKANDQLLQVLKRESQHQQLNEAEHTPDGQTSPNLDPIPFAAVARRTQIHRPPEQAPYSYGRFGELAFLDDSLSESRPQVAESSLSHPHIDSAFSEFQAPQDFNRKRTR, from the exons ATGTTAATGATTCACATGGATCGTCTTACCCATCAACAGCACCACCACCATCCTGTGGATGCTCGACATTGGGAAACGGATTCCAATACAGATGACGCCAGGTCCATTAAATCGGCGAGTATCAGCGGGATGCTTCCATTGGCCTCCGACTTTAAACCAGGTCCTTACGATGTAATTTGTGCTCGAGGAAAGGCGGCAAAAAACCACGTGGGTAACATTCAATATCGGCTTAACGTGGAACGGACGCTCGAGCAATACAGTGCCGCCAGTACCAAGCTAGAAAAGTCCCAAATCGTTTCCGGCATTGTGGATTCCATTCGCGAATCCAGTCGCTATGGAGGTTTTgtcaaagaagaagatggTCGGTGGTTTGAAGTGGGAGACCACATTGCACGGGAAAAGGTGGGACAAAG TTTTCGCGACATGCTACACACGAAGTATCGATCGAGTACGAGGGCAAAGAAAAAGCGACGTAAAGAGGAACAGAGCAAAATGGGTGACGATGTTGACACGTTCATGCTATCCCATGCAAACGTGGCTTCCAAAATGAAGGAACTGTCCCAGACGGCGCAACAGCGAG AAACGGACCAATCTATGGAAGAAATGTTCAACAAAGCCAATGACCAACTGTTGCAGGTTCTCAAGAGGGAATCGCAACACCAGCAGTTGAATGAAGCCGAACACACACCAGATGGCCAAACTTCCCCAAACCTCGATCCGATCCCCTTCGCGGCGGTCGCTCGTCGCACACAGATCCATCGTCCTCCGGAACAAGCACCATATTCTTACGGTCGCTTTGGGGAGTTGGCGTTTCTGGACGATTCTTTGTCCGAGTCACGACCGCAAGTAGCAGAGTCGTCTTTGTCCCACCCGCACATCGATTCTGCTTTTTCTGAATTCCAGGCCCCGCAGGATTTCAACCGCAAGCGCACACGCTGA
- a CDS encoding predicted protein: MLRCISNLTVLAFLVAGAVAFAPVHRQPRVARFGVVSPPPQTKCFLSAVADAPSEAVPGQFPADKIRNIAVIAHVDHGKTTLVDALIRQSGVYRDAAQSEEAGERVMDNQDQERERGITILAKNLAVNYKGTKLNILDTPGHADFGGEVERVLNMADGVLLVVDSVEGPKPQTRFVLDKALKKGMKALVVVNKVDRPAARPEYVVDMVFDLFVELGATDEQTDFRVVYASGLNGQAGHEANGLEDTMGPLLDAVLESIDPPRVEKTEPEALQALVSNIDFDPFKGKMGIARISNGSIKSGQAVALAHPDKDKKTGRVGNLFVFDNLGKTEVPEAKAGEIIMFAGLQDVEIGDTLITNENNGQNAAGPLEPIAVEQPTVRMTIGVNKSPLAGREGKFLTSRMIRDRLFKELDRNVALQVEETDSADRYQVSGRGQLHLTVLIETMRREGFELEVGPPTVIYKTNPESGKIEEPWESVEVRVPEEYVGGVVDLLNQRKGELLDMGIEEGEGLSVVKYVVPTRGMLGLRSGLLTATRGTAIIDSVFDSYRPKIAGEIQSRDKGSLLAFADGKVTTFGIEGAQERGRMMVNAGDDTYKGMIVGIHQRPGDLEVNVCKTKALTNMRSATKGITTGITASVELSLDASVEYLAADEILEVTPSTFRMSKNPDMAKKNKGGKK, translated from the exons ATGTTACGGTGTATATCCAACCTTACGGTACTTGCGTTCCTTGTCGCGGGAGCTGTCGCCTTTGCTCCCGTCCATCGGCAGCCACGGGTCGCCCGTTTCGGGGTCGTATCGCCACCACCGCAGACGAAATGCTTTTTGTCGGCCGTCGCGGACGCGCCGTCGGAAGCCGTTCCCGGTCAGTTTCCTGCAGACAAGATCAG AAATATCGCCGTCATCGCCCACGTCGATCACGGCAAAACAACTTTGGTCGATGCCTTGATTCGTCAGTCGGGTGTCTATCGCGATGCAGCGCAGAGCGAAGAAGCCGGAGAACGTGTCATGGACAATCAGGACCAGGAACGTGAACGCGGCATCACTATCCTCGCCAAGAACTTGGCCGTCAACTACAAGGGTACCAAGCTTAACATTCTCGATACTCCCGGACA CGCTGACTTTGGCGGCGAAGTGGAACGCGTTTTGAACATGGCCGACGGAGTACTCCTCGTGGTCGACAGTGTCGAAGGTCCCAAACCACAAACACGCTTCGTTCTCGACAAGGCTTTGAAAAAGGGAATGAAGGCTTTGGTAGTCGTCAACAAGGTCGATCGACCGGCTGCTCGTCCCGAGTACGTTGTCGACATGGTCTTTGATCTTTTTGTCGAACTCGGTGCCACCGACGAGCAAACCGATTTCCGTGTCGTTTACGCTTCCGGCCTGAACGGACAAGCCGGTCACGAAGCGAATGGTTTGGAAGACACCATGGGCCCTTTGCTCGATGCCGTTTTGGAATCCATCGACCCGCCCAGGGTCGAAAAGACGGAACCGGAAGCGCTGCAGGCTTTGGTCAGCAACATTGATTTTGATCCTTTCAAGGGGAAAATGGGTATCGCTCGTATCAGTAACGGATCCATCAAGTCTGGACAAGCCGTCGCACTCGCACATCCAGACAAGGACAAGAAGACCGGACGTGTCGGTAActtgtttgtctttgacAACTTGGGAAAAACCGAAGTTCCGGAAGCCAAGGCCGGCGAGATTATCATGTTTGCCGGTCTCCAAGATGTTGAAATTGGAGACACGTTGATtaccaacgaaaacaatggACAAAACGCCGCTGGACCACTAGAGCCGATTGCCGTCGAACAACCGACGGTGCGAATGACGATTGGTGTCAACAAGTCTCCTCTGGCGGGACGCGAAGGAAAGTTTTTGACGAGCCGCATGATTCGTGATCGTCTTTTCAAGGAATTGGACCGCAACGTCGCGCTTCAGGTCGAAGAAACCGACTCGGCTGATCGTTACCAGGTCTCTGGACGTGGACAGCTCCATTTGACCGTGTTGATTGAAACCATGCGTCGGGAAGGATTCGAACTCGAAGTTGGACCACCCACCGTCATTTACAAGACCAACCCCGAGTCCGGTAAAATTGAAGAGCCTTGGGAATCCGTTGAGGTCCGCGTTCCCGAGGAATACGTTGGTGGTGTTGTCGACTTGCTTAATCAGCGTAAGGGAGAACTTTTGGACATGGGAATTGAAGAAGGTGAAGGCTTAAGCGTCGTCAAGTACGTTGTCCCAACTCGGGGTATGCTGGGGCTACGGTCGGGTCTCCTTACCGCCACCCGAGGAACCGCCATCATTGACAGTGTCTTTGATTCGTACCGCCCGAAGATTGCCGGTGAAATTCAGAGTCGTGACAAGGGATCGCTGTTGGCCTTTGCGGATGGCAAGGTCACTACCTTTGGAATTGAAGGTGCGCAGGAACGTGGCCGCATGATGGTCAACGCCGGTGACGACACGTACAAGGGAATGATTGTCGGTATTCACCAGCGTCCAGGTGATTTGGAAGTCAACGTGTGCAAGACCAAGGCTTTGACCAACATGCGGTCTGCGACCAAGGGAATCACAACCGGTATCACCGCGTCGGTAGAGCTTTCCTTGGATGCTTCGGTCGAGTACTTGGCCGCGGACGAAATTTTGGAGGTGACCCCGTCTACCTTCCGCATGTCCAAGAATCCGGACATGGCAAAAAAGAACAAGGGTGGCAAAAAGTAA